Proteins from one bacterium genomic window:
- the rplW gene encoding 50S ribosomal protein L23, whose protein sequence is MSPSRSAGLDPRNVIRRPIVTEKSMRGTTINKYTFEIDGASTKPVIRDAVQRLFSVRVTKVNVIRIPGRARRRGQHHYREAGYRKAIVTLADGDKIDLEKLT, encoded by the coding sequence ATGAGTCCGTCCCGCAGCGCGGGACTCGACCCGCGCAACGTCATCCGGCGGCCGATCGTCACCGAGAAGAGCATGCGCGGCACGACGATCAACAAGTACACGTTCGAGATCGACGGCGCGTCCACGAAGCCGGTGATCCGCGACGCGGTGCAGCGGCTGTTCAGCGTCCGCGTCACGAAGGTCAACGTCATCCGGATTCCGGGCCGCGCGCGCCGGCGCGGGCAGCACCACTACCGCGAGGCCGGCTACCGCAAGGCGATCGTCACGCTCGCCGACGGCGACAAGATCGATCTCGAGAAACTGACCTAG
- the rplD gene encoding 50S ribosomal protein L4 yields the protein MTRAPVYDRDGKTAGEVDLAEAIFGVTPHTAVLHEAVLWQLAGRHRGTHSTLTRGMVSRSTRKLYRQKGTGRARHGARGAPVFVGGGIVFGPQPRSYKYALNKKVRRLALRSALSARAAEGRIAVLDRLDLDAPKTKTVAAALRAAGLGVKGSDVRSVLLVTASPNEMVERSAANLGGVRVAAASALNVHAILAADRIVFTRDALERLVEGLGA from the coding sequence ATGACCAGGGCGCCCGTATACGATCGGGACGGCAAGACGGCCGGCGAAGTGGATCTGGCCGAGGCGATCTTCGGCGTGACGCCGCACACCGCGGTGCTGCATGAGGCCGTGCTGTGGCAGCTGGCCGGCCGGCACCGCGGCACGCACTCGACGCTGACGCGCGGCATGGTCTCGCGCAGCACGCGCAAGCTGTACCGGCAGAAGGGCACCGGCCGCGCCCGGCACGGCGCGCGCGGGGCGCCGGTCTTTGTCGGCGGCGGCATCGTCTTCGGGCCGCAGCCGCGGAGTTACAAGTACGCGCTGAACAAGAAGGTGCGGCGCCTGGCGCTGCGGTCGGCGCTCTCGGCGCGGGCGGCGGAGGGGCGGATCGCGGTGCTCGACCGCCTCGACCTCGACGCGCCGAAGACCAAGACCGTCGCCGCGGCGCTGCGCGCGGCGGGGCTCGGGGTCAAGGGCTCGGACGTCCGCTCGGTACTGCTGGTCACCGCCTCACCGAACGAGATGGTCGAGCGCTCGGCGGCCAACCTCGGCGGCGTGCGCGTCGCCGCCGCGTCCGCGCTCAACGTGCACGCGATTCTCGCCGCGGACCGGATCGTGTTCACCCGCGACGCGCTGGAGCGCCTGGTGGAGGGACTCGGGGCATGA